The genomic DNA ttggtgttcaatttaccaacatacagaataacacccagtgctcatcccgtcaagtgtccccctcagtgtccgtcacccactcacccccaccccctgccctcctccccttccactacccctagttcgtttcccagagttaggagtcttcatgttctgtctccctttctggcaGTTAGGTTTAAATGAGGTCAGAGTGGGATCCTCGTGATGGGAGGAGTGGCCTCATCAGAAAAGAGGCCAGAGCACACCACAGCCCCGACACCCTCCAATTTCATCTTACTTCACATCTATCACGAGAAGCAGTGGTACGGGGATAAGAACTAGATTAGCTGCAGAGGGATTGTGTGATTCCTCATGACTCTGGACTTCTTTTGTTTAAAGCATAACAAATAActgcaagatttttctttttaaaatgcctttattacaaatttaaaatcTAAGGAAGCTCCTTTCCCCCTACTCAAAGAGTTCATTAGTATAGACATCAGAAcaagttcttcattttaaaatatcatttataaattgTTAAAAGATGATGTCCATGGGCACCTGGCCAGCTTCTACCATGCAGTGCAATCCTCGGACAGCCACCATACCAAGGGCCAACAAGGTTGCCTCACCATCCAGAATTTATAGGTCAATTGCTGCCCTTAACAGGGAAAGAAAATTCATGTGGTCAAAAGGGAGGGGAATTATACCTACAAtgaagggggaggaagaaagcaCAGTCGTATAGTTGCAGTGATGGGAAACTATTCATAGATAAAAAGTCACTGAGGCTCAGCAAGGCAGGACCATGAGAGAAGAAGGCAACAATTTTAAATCCCAGGACCCACTACAATATTTTAATGATTAGGGTTAGCAGACATAtgacattatatataattaataagtaTAAGTTTTAcagaactttttttatttaaatgtatccattgatatgtagaaaaaaaatagagctttcTCTTCTACAATACAGAAGCCCAAAAGCCAACTTAATGGCTTAATTAAGAAGGATTTTCTCTCATGGGCATTTAGTTCTTCTAGAACAAAAAGCTTATAGGAGAATATACATTTGAATTAGCACCTTCATGGAAATTTCCAGACCCATCCATACGTAGGTTATAGTCAAAGATTTTTCTCTGGCTGAATGGAggtcaataaaattgatttttttaaaattgataaaacaaaATAGCTCTTGAGgttataataaaaacaacaacaacaacaacagtgcTTTACCTGAAAGAATAATGAGAAATGCTCAGGCGGGTATAACTCTTAATTGCCATAAGAATTCACGGCTGGGATAATCCTGAACTTAAATTATGTGGCCACATAGAGCACTGTGTGTGGTGTAGCTCAATACTTAACACTTGCCTTTTTTCATGACTGTATGGGAAAACATGTGTAGTACTAAGTCAAAATACTTGCCCAAAAGACACTTGTGGATGGGTACCCACATTTTCCTTCTGCGAAgtacaaatttccattttttttgtctAAGCTACTTGATTTGGTGTTCTGTTGCTTACAATCCAGATTTGTCTGATTTAGTTTCTTTTCCTAAACCACAGTGTCTTTCTCACTCCCCTAAAGAGTATACATACCAGCCTGAAATCTatgtacttcttttttctttttttagaaagtttGTATTCACATTTGtgcaaaaagagataaaaaataaaagtagtacaCCTGGGGCCTTCATCTCAGGGGTCTATGCCACTTACCTTTGGGTGTACCAGGATATCGGAAGGTAACTAGTGATATTTAAATTTGTTGGCACATAAGTGATTGAACTTTCGATGAGAATACCCCATGGACGCTCCTAAGGAGATAAAGAGCATAAGAGTAGTCATTCTGACCATGTTTGAGGGTTACAGACAATTTAGGAATAGAAAAACATAAGAATCATCATTTTCACATTaatatttaaagtagaaataaaaaaaaataaagtagaaataagtagaatatttattattctttattctttattattcttattgTAAAGTAGAACAGAGCTAAGTGATAAAATGTCTGTTTTTAGAAAAacccactggggcacctgggtgccctaATCAGTTAGGTGGCtaccttctgcttgggtcatgatctcagggtccttggatagagccccacatcaggccctctgctcaggggggagtgtgcttctccctctgcccctcaccacactcatgcacacaatctctctcaaataaatgaaatatttaaaaaaaatagttcctgACATTATATTTGCTTGGCAGCTGAGTCTGTACAGTTTTGAGTCACTACACCTGTTTACAAGTAAGGCTCTGATTTAGGCAGACCTGGACAATGGAGCGAGTCACTCTGGGAGTGAACTTTAAGTATTTGGCACTTCAGAGCAGGGGACAACACAAAACAGGAGTCGGCAACCTTTTTCTGAAACAGGTTAAAGAATAAGTAGTTGAGTCTTTGAAAACCCCAGTGTCTCTGTTATAGAGACATTCATTCAGCCACTGGAGCAGGAAGGCCATCAGAGACAATACCCAAGAGAACGGGCTTATTCTATTAACACCATTTACAAAACCCAGGGAAGCTGGCTGGATTTGGCCCTACGGCCATAGGAGCCTCGGCCAGAACCCAGTAGTATTTCAAAACAAGATATATAGCATGCTCAACATAAATAAGCGCGGTACacacaaatatttctaaagaaaaacaattaaccTAAGACCGTTGTCCATTTGTCCAGAGTCTTAGATTCCATGGAAAGTGTAAGCCAAGAGACATGCATCGAAGTGTGCGCTATAATTAAATGTGTTTAAATTCTGGAATCACAAATATAAGGTGGTGTCTACAATGAGAGCCAACGTGTCCACGAAGTGAGGTGGAATCACTAGTTCATACAACTCATCTTCAAGCGCACCATTTCGTGGCTTAGAAATATCGTATTCAAGGGTACTTTGGAGTACCTCCGACGGCTCAGGCTCAAATGTGGTCTTAAACGCTTACTCCTAGACTGATAGGAAGGAATAAATACACCTAagctttttaatttataaaatgagcctggtaaggggtacctgggtggcacagtcaggtcagcacccaactcttggtttttggctcaggtcctgctctcagggtcgtgggatcgagcaccacatcaggctctgaaCTCAGCCCAGAGTcggcttgattctctctctctctctgtgcctctctccctgcttgctcactctctcaaataaatctttttttttttttttttttttttaaagagcctggTAAGAATCTGTAGGGTTGAGCAGTATATAGGACAATATCACATATTAAAGACATTCTATTTGATCTGGATTTTGCACAAATAGGAATATACCAGCCCATGTTCCTCAGCTCCAGAGTAACTAAACAATAGGAATATCTTGACAAAACAATTCCATTGCATAATCAATCACCAGGTTCTTTCCTTCCTACATCCCCCTGACCCCAAAATCTGGAATCTTTTCCTGTCCTCGTGTTGGTCCTTTTCCCAGGCAGGTTCTTCTTCCAGGGCTAGCAACTGAACCCTCGGCCCCACTTTCCTTACAGATGACTTGCTTATAGTTCCAATGAAAAGGACGGAGCCTCTTCCCTAGAAAAACCTGCAAATGTCCTAGGAAGTTTGCATTTGACCTGGTGGGATTATCTGAAGGGACAACCGACAGCCTTTTTGTTTCACGAACATTGATGGTACGTAATCATTACCTCTCTATGCTCACCATGTGCTGGGGATGGGTTTAGGGCCTGAGGATACACTGGTAATCAAAGGCGCGGGAGGGTCAAGAACCTGGATCCAGAGATAGAACCAGTTGACCTAAAAGTGAGGCAGTATAGGACCCACCAGGAAAAACAGGCTGCCATGACCACACTCAGCACAAAGTTCATGTAGAGCCAAAGCAGCAGGTGTGAGAGACCTCGCAACTCCCCCGTCACCCCCTCTCAGACCCAACTGCCCCACTCACTGAGAGACCCTGGGAGAGTTACTTGAGTGCTCTCTGCCTTGGGGTCTTCATCCTTAACGTGGGCAGAGTCCTATCTAGCAAACGGGGTTGCTGTGAAGGCTAAGTAGACCACCTGGCCCTAATCAAggtgtatttattaaataaatataacctgTACTAGGGATTGAGGGGCTCTAAACAACAAGTCTCTAATATTCATTAGCACAACTGCCTAAATAAGGGTTATTCCTCTCCTACTGGTCTCCTACCAGCTTCCTTCTCACCGGAATCCATTTTATTCAGGATAGTTCATGGAATTTAGGCTTTCTGGCTTCAGACAAGATCAACCACCCCTCACCCCTTTTAATTATACAACAGCCACATAACCTATTGGAGTTGAAACTTTTGAACGACAAAAAAGAACAGGTGGGAGATTGGTCAGTCTGTTTCAAAATAAGGTGTTGCCCTCAAGTTAGGTCTCATTACAGGCAGGAAAGATGGGGAGAtggattggctttttttttttttttttttttttttgtaatgcacATGGTGTTCACTACAGCGTTATTCACATTAGCCAAGATACAGAGACAACCTAAGAGTCCCTGGACaggtgaatggagaaagaaggtgCTGCACAGATACAGGGGGCGTTGGTCATAGGAAAGGAAAACGCACTATTTGTGAGGACACAGCAGCCCTTCAAGGCCTTGTGCCAAGAGAAAGAAaccagcagaaggcagacactgtaGGATCCCACTTGAATGTGGAATCTAGAAGAGCCAAACGGCCACGCTCCTGGATACAGAGGACAGAATGGTGGCTGCAGGGGCTGGGCAGCGGGAAGGCCGGGGAGGCATTGATCCGAGGGTGCAAGCGGCACAAACGGTCAGGGTCAAGATGGATAGTTTCTGAGGCTCCAACCCGGAACATGGTGACCACAGTTAACAATGCTTTATTATCTACGGAGAGTTGCTGAGAACATAAATCTTCaatattctcaccacaaaaaagagcTGGTTAACACCTCATCAGCTCACAAGATGACCAGCTGTGCCGCGGCAGTCCCGTCACGGCACGTCCATATACCAGGTCCTCGCCGGACACCTTACACCCACATAGCATGACGTCAAGTGCAGctcagtaaagctggggaaaCAAGGATGCGTGGTGTCTAGAGTGTCACCTCTCACCTGGTATCTTTTCTGCTAGGTAATCATCACGAAACTTTAGGGAGTGACAATATTACGGgagcaataaaaaaatcaatgtacaattAATTGTAATAGCTCAGTTTTTAATGATGGCCCAGGAGAGCCACAAAGAACAACCTATTATTAGTTAAAACAATAACTGCtccgggacacctgggcggcctggggcgtgaccccgggatctgggatccagtctcgcatcgggctccctgcagagagcccgcttctccctctgcctgcttctccgcctctctctgtgttgctcatgaaaaaataaataatatcttaaaacaaaaaaacaaaaaaaaaaaaagaaagaaagaaaagaaacactaacTCCTCTTACTTCAACTCTGGTTCCACGAGAAGACAGAGGGTAAAGGAACTCAAAGAAATCCGAGGTCCCTCCAGTTGCAGGACAGCCAGTTCCCAGACAGATTTCATGGTGCTGGGCTTTCTGGGTCAGGGACGGCCTTGGTTTCAGTCTGCTCTGAAGCCAGCGCTGGCCGCAGGTCACGGACACTGATGAAAGGGAGACCATGGGAAGTATTAGCCCCGTATCCGTCCCCAAATAACATCCTGGAAAATGTTTAACTTCTTAGTCAACCTGAAGCTCAACGCCAGAGTGAAAACAGCTGGGTGCTACTGGCGGACGTGCCCCTGGAGCCTGGGTGGGCTACCAGAGGTCTCCGACGAGGCTCAGTGGGCTCCGGGAGCGTGAAGGAAATGCCCAGTGCCTCCCGGGACTTGCAAGGCAACTCTCAGGCCTTAGGCCTCCTCAGGGCCACCCGGACTTCATCGCAGTGGGCGTCGCACGCCGAGAGCATTCCCAGGCGTGACCCACGCAGCTGCAAGCCGGCACCTGGTCAGAGCTGCAGGCTCCATCGGGCCTTCACCTCCAAGAGGCCGGGCTCGGTGGATCGGGCCACGCCGCGTGCATGCAGGGACTGTCCCGAGACAGGGCCTGGCACGTGCCTCCTCTGCTCGGTTTATTTAGGGCTCGCTAACTGTCATTTGGAGGTGTCTGCTTTTCATTCAATCCGCCCGAAGCCAATTTTATTACTAACCCCCACTCGCAGGCTAGGAGTGGCTCTGAGCCcggtggagggcagaggagggtgcAAGCCCACagaggccacccagggatcctgctctCCGTGACAGCAGCGGCCCCCCTgcggtccccccaccccacaggagCAAAGGCAACCCCAAAGCCAACGGTTCGAGAAAGCATGCCCACCACGTGGAAGGCCACCCTCCGGAATTCCCTTTCTCTTACCGTCCTCAGAACCACGAATCAACATAAAGAGCATAAGAAGCCCCCCGAACAAGCCAGAGACCCGCATCGTCTCAGATCTCCACCCAAGACGCCAGAGGAAACAGGAAACCCGGCGAAGCGGTCTCCCCAGGTGTGTTTAAGCCTCGCGCCTCCTCGGCTGCAGGTGCGAGCTGTCATTCTGGAAGCAACACCAAAACCCGCAGCACAATGGGCTTTTCAGCATCAAGGCCGAAACTACCACAAACTGCTATAATCGTGGGGACTCAGGGAAGCGAGAGGACATCTATCAGTGGCTTGACCACAACCGTCCAAACTGTGTCTTCTGTTTAACTCATAACCTACTTTTGAGTCTCCTTCACACCTTCCTCCAACACCACTTTTGCCAAAGTCACCGTGTTGTCATGTTGCCACAGGTAACGGTCAATTTGTAGTTCTCATCCCACGTAACGGTTTAACACGACAGTTGATGTGGTTGATGGCTCTGCCTGCGTGGCTCCCAGAATCCCGCTTTATCCCATTTTATTTCCAGTTACCTTACTGACTCCTCTTTGCTTCATTTGAACCCTCTGCCTCCCCTCGACTACCTCTTAACATCGGAAATCCCAAGACTTAAGCCTTAGACCAAGTAGAGTCTTTTCCTCAATTATTTGCCTTGAACTCATCCAGCCTTCTCGgccttaaaaattattatttttttgctggtTAATGCAAATTTTCTACACCTAGCCTGGATCTTCTCCTAAGACGAAATTAGAAGTTACAGCTGTTACAATGAGGCCCATCAAAACCTGGTCCCAAAGTTGGATCCCAAAGCTCAGGAATGATATCTTAAacctttgcattattttttaatccccTTTGCCCCCTCTTTTGAAAGCTCCTATGTCTCACCTGATGAGTCCTCTCACCACGCTGAAGCAAGCCAGATCTTCATCCCATCCCACCCGCCAACGCTGGTTCTTGATACAGTAAGACGCTGTGTGAACTGTGGCTACGCCTACTCCAGAGAGCGCTGGGTAAGGATACTTGCAAAAGCCGACATTTAATGTGCCCAGTTAGGTAGTACatgacatatatattaaatataatattaatttataataattaggACAAGTAACAATAAGTAAGGTCTAAATCCCCACTGAAGTCTAAGCGGCATTTAGTCCAGTAGTAGAGCCATATAAATGGGGTTATATTGGGTTCTTTCTCCTATGCTTGTACTGCCATACTTGGTATTCATGAGAAGACCCTGTATCTTCTTCCAGTCTTATAAAACTCTCCTcatcctaggatttttttttttccttaacagtaAGGATTACTGAGTTACtcactcttatttatttatttatttatttatttatttatttatttagagtgagtAGAGTTACTCACTCTACTAAGTTCGGACCTGAATATTTGAGCCCCAAACCAATGACTATAAGAGGAGTTATATTAAGTTCATAGATGATTGCCCGATTACAGCATCTTTATCTTTCATGGAAAGACTGAATGTCTTACAGTTGGAGGGGGCCctttacaaaaatgaaatgagctcAGTCATTTGGGTTTTCCCACTGGGTCCAGTTCAAACAAAATGGTAAACATGTATTAGACTCCATGGAAATttgacttccatttttttctatcatctttAAGAGACAggatctatgtttttttttttttttaagattttattttatatgatagAGCACAAATAGGAAGAGAGAGGGAcacgcagactccctgctgagcagggagccccacacgagGCTCCATCCActacctcgagatcatgacctgagctgaaatcaagaggcagatgctcaaccaactgagccatgcaggtgcccctgtgcTGCTCCCATTCTTAAAATCTGTACCAAGACCCTCCTGGATAGAGCTCATACCTAGGAACTCTAAGAAAATCATACCTTAAGggtaattttatgtattttaactgTTTCCATTCCTATTTTATCCCATGGCTATGAGCTCAGAGAGAggttccccctcccccaacaatATCCCTGAAACTTGAGCCTCATAAATGCCACATGCCAGCTAAATATGGACTTGGTTTTTCCCCAGTCAATACCTTTTTATGGACCATGCAATTACTCATTTCAAGAGGATTAGTTCAATCCTTTCATCCATGAATTTTAGAAGCTTGTGTCCTTGGATATTCAGCAGCAGCACAACTCAATTTAGTCGTgtggcattttgtttttatatattcacacatttttaattaattttaatctaACATAATCCCTTTCATGATGCCTTTAAGAAGAGGCCACTTGTGTTTTTAACTTTCAATGTGGCCACAAATCCATGAATAAAATTTGACCTATTTTATTGTATATCTGTATTTATTGCCCCTCTAAATGATCGTTCTGAGCTGTGGGCTGAGTTACCGggaaggtgggggctgggggaggtcaTGGCCAATACTGTTGTCGGTAGCTATTTAACCCCCAGCTGTTGCAAATGGGTGCTAGCTATGTGCCGTAGCAATGCCAGTAAGATCACTCAGAGGAGAGTAACTAGAAACTGAGACCCGCTACAAGCAGAGAAATCTCACAGGAGGTGAGTGAACAGGATGCAGATTTAGATCGCCCCGGAGAGACCTAACTCCAAGAAAACTGAAAGTTATGATCATGTCTACCAATATCTTCCTATTTTACTTTTGTGAAGCTGGTATCCCTTTCACAAGGAACACCTACATTTCTCCACAAAGGTACTAGACACCTTGATCTCAGCAAGACCCAAGACTGCAAACTCTCTAGGCAGAGCTCAGGTATTAAGAAGTTGGCCCTTTGAGCCTGCATCCTCTTATTTCTTGTCACCACCTTTTTGCTTTGCAAGTAAAGAAAGCTGCTGGCATTtcaaaagttttgttttgctttgcttttgctgCCTCTGACTCCTTACTTTGTCTCTCTCAGGCTATGTGTGTATGGGATTGGGGATTACAATGTTAGGGTCCCATACTTTCCTGGGCTGTGCAACATCCGCAACCCTTATACAAGAGATGTCCCTGCATAGACCTATGTTCCCATCACCAGAGTTCCTGATACTTGACCAGCTAACATGAAACTCTACTTCCCAATATTACTTACCCGCTATCTCCCCACCCTTACCACCTTCTCTTAGaataatcctttattttatttgtacagCTCTTCCCAATGTGTTAAACAAGAGCCATTCGAGGAGCAATCCAAACCCCCCAAAATCTGAAGTCATGCATGCAAACCAAGGTTCTAAAGTAAATTTCCTCCCACCAATATATATGTGTCGGATGAATAGGTAGACAAATATAGTAATGCATATTTTCTAGGACTTGTACATCTGAAGAGGCCCAGGCCAGCTGCACTACAAGACTATCCCATACTATCAAATGACTTCAGTCAAGAAAATGGGTATCTTTCTATACAAACTTATATTGGAAATAGAAACATCAGTGATTTGGCACTTTACTTACAGTGCCACAATACCATTCATTCCGCTCATTCAGTATATATTGAGAGATTATGagcaaaatattgttttatgCCTAAGggtctattaatttaaaaagcaaatcttcCCATCTTGATCTTACATcctaaaaaataagcaaaccaaaataaatatgtaaaatatatagtatgtgtTTAGtactgagaaggaaaaataaggaagggggggtatgaaatgaaattttaggtaggatggggagaaaaggactCAAAGAAAAGATAGTTTCAAATAAAGAGACAAAGTAAGCAAGTAGCCATATGGCTATCTAGACAACAGGAAGGGTAAAGCCTTCCCAAAATAATggcatttaaagtaattaaggATTCATGCACACatttcacattgggctccaaaAATATTCATCAAACACATTAGAACAGCTAGCTATGATGGAGGAAGTCTAGATTGATTAAATCAATTAAATTGAGGGGGGGGAGAGCGGGGGAGAGCGGGGGAGAGAGGTGTCTTGCATTGGCCAATGATAACAATGTGATTAACTCAACCCTTGAGATCCCTTTAAAAAGTGTGACcactgggacacctgagtagctcggttggttaagtgtccgccttcggcacaggtcatgatccgatcccaggatagagccccgtatcaggctccctgctcaagagggagcctgctcctccctctgccactgcccctgcctgtgctctcttgctctctctccttcacacactctcataataaatgaatgaatgaatgaataaataaataaaagtgtaaccaccatagtttaattttgttgaaaattagaaatagatgAACCTAGTCCTCTGGGCTTTCCCAGATGGATAGAAATAGCAGTGGGTAGAGCTAGAatgtattacgctaagtgaaatacatcagagaaagacaaataccataggatttcactcgtatgtggaatttaagaaacaacacggatgaacataggggaagggaggaaagaaaatgagagggaagcaaatcataagagactcttaactgtagagaaaaaaaactgagggtcactggaggggaggggaggggtggggggtggggggtgggctaggtgggtgatgagcactggcttcgatatgtaagtgatgaagaactaaattctacacctgaaaccaatattaccatatatattaactaactagaattaaaataaaaacttaaaacagtgAATAATTAGTCCCTCAGCCGCTCAGTCAGAATGTTTGACATTCCTAAATCCATCCCGCATGGGGCGCCCCCTGCCTAAATCCATCCCGCATGGGGCGCCCCCTGCAAAGCGAAGTGGTTCTTGAACCGTATCCTGCATCACAACCACCTGGGAACCTGTTAAAACACAGACTGTCGGGTGGGGCTCCCACTCCCAGGTGTGAGAGCAAGAATTTGCATTTGtagcaacacccccccccccccccccccccgtgatgCTGATTCATCCCCTCTGGGGCCGCACTCTGGGAACCACTACCCAGGGATGAAGGCTGCCCCAAGGGCAACACCTGGCCCGCACTTGAGAAGTCCTGGCGCTATTCTAAAGAGGACTCCGGATGCTTCCACTTGATTTGACTTGAGATTGTCCAGCACTCAGACCTCAGGAACGTGGACTCCCACGTGTGTCGAGAGCTTCCTCTTTCCCCAGATCAGTGAGGTGATCCCAGACACCCAGCGGGCCTTGCATGAGCCCACTTCAGGCTTCTCAGCTTCTCCCAAGGCCCAGTCGCCTGAGGGGTTGGTTCTTAGCCGTGATCTGGCATAGGGAAGGCCTTAGGGAGCTTCCCCTGTTCCTCCTTCGGTTCGGACACGTTCTGGGCGGGACTCAGCTTCAAGACTACGCTTTGGCTGAAAGGGCGGCTTCTCCATGACCATGAGTCGCGGTGGAGAAGGGCCTCCCGACCTCCATGTCGACCTCCAGCTCCCAGGAGTTCTTCATCCCAGCTCAGGCAGGAGAACTGGGGACAAAGCATCCCTTGATGGAAACCAAAACTGCCCCCTCAGGACCAAGGGCCCCCCTGAGCCAGCAGATCCCACCTGTGACCGACTCCAGGATGGGTCCATTTGACCTTCCCTCCCGCCTGCATGTGCACACCCAGCTCGGCCCTGCAATTTCCTTCTATAAACCTGGaagttttttgtcttttgagcTTTGGAGACAGCCTCTGAGACCTTAGTCCACGGTCTCCCCAGTGTTGGCCTCACTAAAGTAAATCCCTTTCGTGTTTTGTCCCCACTcgtctctctgcctttggattttgtcagcagTGAGCTGCTAGCCTGGCCTGCGGGACC from Canis aureus isolate CA01 chromosome 23, VMU_Caureus_v.1.0, whole genome shotgun sequence includes the following:
- the OOSP4A gene encoding oocyte-secreted protein 4A; the protein is MRVSGLFGGLLMLFMLIRGSEDVSVTCGQRWLQSRLKPRPSLTQKAQHHEICLGTGCPATGGTSDFFEFLYPLSSRGTRVEQLSVDNKALLTVVTMFRVGASETIHLDPDRLCRLHPRINASPAFPLPSPCSHHSVLCIQERGRLALLDSTFNAKYLKFTPRVTRSIVQERPWGILIESSITYVPTNLNITSYLPISWYTQRAAIDL